The following DNA comes from Halobacillus litoralis.
GTTCTTGAGCTATGTCATCTGGTATTCTGTTGGACGGTTCTTCATAGAAGGAATGCGTACAGACAGTTTGTATTTGTTCGGTGAAATCAGAACGGCCCAGTTCATTTCTATTCTTCTTGTTGCCGGTGCCGTTGTATTGATGGTGTATCGCCGCAAGAATGGGATGGCGAATAAATATTATAGCGGAAAGAAAGTAAAATAAGGGAGCATGTATCATGAAGGGCATATTACAAAGAGGAATCAAAAAAGGGGTCGATCTCACTTGGACGCTTGGGAAAGTCATTTTTCCAGTGACATTGATCGTAACCATCTTACAATTCACGCCGATTTTGCCCTGGGTGATGGAACGGCTGGAACCGATGATGGGGTGGCTCGGTCTATCTGGAGAAGCAGCTGTTCCTCTTGTTCTCGGTAATTTTTTGAACCTTTATGCAGGTATCGCGGCTATAATATCCTTTGAGTTTACTGTAAAGGAAGTTTTCATTTTAGCGATTATGATGTCTTTTTCCCACAACTTGCTGATCGAGTCGACGGTGGCCAAAAAAGTCGGGGTCAGCTGGTGGTTTGTTGCAGGGGTTCGTTTAAGCCTTGCTTTCATATCGGCGGCAGCCATCAATTTCTTTTGGAAAGGTGGAGGAGAAACCGCTAAGTATGGGTTCACTCCAGAGAAAACGGCAGCTCCTGAAGGATGGACTGAGATCATCTTCCAAGGTTTGCAGACGGCTTTCATGGGGATAATCCAGCTTGCCTTGATTGTCATCCCTTTGATGATTTTCATGCAGTATTTGCGGGAAAAAGGATGGTTGGACCGTTTTTCTGAGTGGGTTGCGCCGGCGACGAAATTTCTCGGTATGGAGCGTAACACTTCGATGACATTAGTGGCCGGACTGACCATCGGCCTTGCTTACGGGGCTGGTTTGATGATTCAAGCGGTAGAAGAAGATGGAGTTTCGAAAAAGGACATGTACTTAGCATTGCTTTTTCTCGTTTCTTGTCATGCTGTCGTTGAGGATACACTTATTTTCATCCCGCTCGGTATTCCGGTTTGGCCGCTTCTTCTCATCCGATTATTGACGGCAGTCGCATTGACAGCAGCCGTCGGTTTCATTTGGAATAGACTACAACAGAAAAGAAAGGATACATCTAATGAGCATACGTACCATTCTCTTTGATTTAGACGGGACGTTGATTGATACCAATGAATTGATCATCGCTTCCTTCACACATACGATTGAGCAATATGCCGACAGACCATATGAGCGGAAGGAAATACTCGATTTTATCGGTCCTCCTCTGAGGGATAGCTTGAGTAAAGTGAATCCGGCGAAAGTGGAAGAGATGATTGTAACTTACCGTAAACATAACATCGAGAACCATAACAGTTATGTTAAAGCATATGACGGTGTCGTTGAAACGATCAAAACTTTGAAAAAGCAAGGCTACCGACTTGGGATCGTGACAACGAAAATGCGTAACACGGTGCAGATGGGCTTGGAACTGACAGGGCTGGACGGGCTGTTTGAAACAGTGATTACACTTGATGATGTAAAGAATGCAAAGCCACATCCGGAACCTATCGTCAAGGCGTTGAGTCATCTTGATTCCCAAGCATCGGAAGCATTGATGGTCGGAGACAATACTCACGATATTGAAGCAGGTCAAAATGCAGGAACGAAAACTGCCGGTGTCGCTTGGACGATCAAAGGCAGAGAAGTGTTGGATAATCTTAAACCTGATTATATGCTGACACATATGAGTGAGCTAGTAGAAATTACAGGGGGATGACCTTATGAGAAAAACGGAGCGCTATCCGGTAAAGGGAGCTAATTCCTTATGGCACATTTATAAGACGGTGCCGTTTTTCAAAGTGGTCAAAAACTTCGTCATCATCCAACTGGCTCGCTATACACCATTCCTAGCCATGAAAAACTGGTTATACCGTACCTTTCTCCACATGAAAGTCGGGGATCAGACCGCCTTTGCACTCATGGTCATGGTCGACATCATGTTTCCGGAGAAAATCAAAGTCGGACGCAATACTGTGATCGGATATAATACAACGATTCTCGCCCATGAATATTTGATTGAGGAATTCCGCCTTGGCGATGTCATCATTGGGGATGAGGTATTGATCGGTGCCAATTCGACGATTTTACCTGGAGTGACTATCGGAGAAAAAGCTGTAGTATCGGCGGGGACACTCGTGCATAAGAATGTCCCGCCGGGGGCTTTTGTCGGTGGCAATCCAATGCAGGTGATTTATACGAAAGAACAGATGGAAGAGCGGAGAATGCATCTGGGAAAGGGTGGAAGCCTGTGACGTTGAGCCAGTCAATTTTGCCCGCCGTGAAGAAGATAAAAGAGTTTGAGGCATTGTTGGATAGTGAGACAGATTATATCATTCTTTTGGAAAGCCGGTTAGGACTCTTGAGAAAACTTGTAAAAGTTGGCCAAAAAGCCGGAAAGAAAATTTTCATTCATGTCGATTTGATCCAAGGCTTGAAGGCAGATGAATACGGGATGGAATATCTTGGGCAGGTAGTGAAACCAGATGGAGTCATTTCGACGAGAGCTCACGTGATCCACCAGGCGAAGAAATACAATCTCCTTTCAGTCCAGCGGTTGTTTTTAATAGACAGTCAAGCCATTGAACATAACGTGAAGATCATCCAAAAGACAAAGCCGGATTTCGTTGAAGTTTTACCTGGCATATTACCGGGTATGATAGAAGAGATAAAGGACCGTGTAGGAGTTCCTGTCATTGCCGGAGGATTGATCCGGACAGATGCAGAGGTTGATCAAGCCCTTGCTTCAGGAGCTGCCGCAGTCTCTACTTCACGATCTGATTTGTGGCGCTTTAACAACGAGAATACATAATCACCTTTCGTGAATGAGGCTGACGGATCCACACAATGATTAGAGACTGCTGATCAATGTGTGGTTTTTGTTCGTCAATTGTGGAATGCAGAGAGGAGATCGCATCATGACTGAATTTATGGGTGAACTGATTGGAACGATGATTCTCATCATTTTCGGGGCCGGAGTAATCGCCGGAGCCAATTTGAAAGCGACTAAAGCAGAAGGAAGCTGGGTACTCATCACTATTGCCTGGGGCCTTGCCGTTGCTATGGGGGTTTATGCTGTCGGTCAAGTGACAGGTGCTCATATTAACCCGGCAGTGACCCTCGGATTAGCGACTGTAGGTGACTTTGCCTGGGAGAAAGTGCCGATGTATATCCTTGCACAGACAATCGGAGCATTTATCGGTGCGACGATTGTATTCTTTCATTACCTTCCGCACTGGAAGGATACAGAAGACCAGATGGCAATGAAGTCAATCTTTTGTACAGACCCAGCTATACGTAGCCCGATTTCTAACTTAGTGAGTGAAATCATTGGAACATTCGTATTGGTTATGGGAATCCTTTTCATAGGGGCGAATGATTTTACAGATGGTCTCAATCCCTTGATTGTCGGCTTATTAATTGTTGCAATCGGGATGTCGCTTGGTTCTACAACGGGCTATGCGATTAACCCTGCCCGTGACCTTGGACCGAGGATAGCACACGCTGTTCTGCCGATTCCAGGTAAAGGAGGATCTGACTGGGGTTACGCGTGGATTCCTGTGGTTGGTCCAGCTATCGGTGGAGTTTATGGCGGTTTGTTTTATCAGGCGATTTTCAAGGGTAGTGCCAATGTATGGTTCTGGATTGGAACTTTAATCATTTTAGCAATTATGCTTTCCTCGATGAGAGTGGAACTTAAGAAAGTTTATCAAACTGAAGAAGGAGTGGAATAATGGGAAAATACATTTTATCTATTGACCAGGGTACGACAAGTTCAAGAGCGATTTTGTTCAACCACGATGGGGAAATCGTAGAGACAGGTCAGAAGGAATTTGAACAGTATTTTCAAAAACCAGGCTGGGTGGAACATGATGCCAACGAAATTTGGACCTCTGTGCTTGCATGTATTGCGGATGTACTTAGAAGAGCTGACATCGAAGCGGATCAAGTGGCAGGGATCGGAATTACAAACCAGCGTGAAACGACTGTCGTTTGGGATAAGAACACAGGTAAGCCTATATATAAAGCTGTTGTTTGGCAATCACGCCAAACGCAAAGCATTTGTAATGAACTGAAGGAACAGGGATATGAGGATACCTTCCGTGATAAAACAGGTTTATTGTTGGATCCATATTTCGCAGGCACAAAGGTGAAATGGATTTTGGACAATGTTGATGGGGCGCGCGAAAAAGCTGAAAAAGGCGATTTGATGTTCGGAACGATCGATACATGGCTGGTCTACAAGCTCTCAGGAAAACAAGCCCATGTGACCGATTATTCTAATGCTTCCCGCACGCTGATGTATAATATTTTCGACCTTAAATGGGACGGTGAGCTTCTTGAAATCCTTGATGTACCGAAGAGCATGCTTCCTGAAGTGAAGCAGTCCTCTGAAGTTTATGCCCATACTGTCGATTATCACTTTTTCGGTAAGAAAGTGCCGATTGCAGGAATTGCAGGGGACCAGCAAGCCGCTCTCTTCGGACAAGCTTGTTTTGAAAAGGGAATGGCCAAAAATACGTATGGAACTGGTGGTTTCATGCTTATGAACACTGGTGAAGAAGCCGTGAAATCAGAGAACGGTTTATTGACGACCCTCGCATGGGGGCTTGATGGTAAAGTCGAGTACGCCCTCGAAGGTAGTATCTTCGTATCAGGTTCTGCCATACAGTGGCTCCGTGACGGACTTAATATGATCGAGACCTCGCCTCAAAGTGAAGAGGTGGCCGGAGAAGTATCTTCGACGGAAGGTGTATACGTCGTCCCTGCGTTTGTAGGACTGGGCACTCCGTATTGGGACAGCGAAGCTCGTGGAGCTGTCTTCGGTTTGACTCGCGGTACGAAGCGGGCGCACTTCGTCCGGGCAACCCTTGAATCTCTGGCTTACCAAACAAAGGATGTTGTCGATGCGATGGTCGAGGATTCTGATATTGAACTGAAAAAACTTCGTGTTGATGGCGGAGCAGTAAAGAATAATCTGCTGATGCAGTTCCAAAGTGATCTCCTTGATGTTACAGTCGAGCGTCCAGAAGTGAATGAAACGACTGCACTTGGTGCTGCGTATCTTGCAGGATTAGCCGTCGGGTTCTGGGAAGATCGTAAGGCAATTGAAAATCAATGGAAAATGGAACGGGAATTCGATCCATCTATGAAAGAAGAGAAAAGTAAGAAGCTTTATAAAGGTTGGCAGAAAGCGGTGGAAGCTACAAGAGTATTCAAACAGGAAGATTAATGCTTTGACACACCCCCTCATTTTGATATAATTGGGGTATAAGTTAATGGCAACGGTCGGAGATATGGAGAGACCACGAACCTTTATGCTGCGGTATAAAGAGATTCGTGGTCTCTTTTTTTAGAATTGTTTCGCTTAAATAAGCAATTCTACACATAAATACCCTCCATTTAGGGAATAACCGTATCAGACCATTAAAAAGAAGACAACGGAAGAAGGAGAGATCGTATGCAATCATTTTCTAGTTACGAAAGACAAGAACAATTTGACCGTATGGCTCAAGAAGATTGGGACGTCCTAGTCATCGGTGGGGGGATTACTGGATCTGGTATCGCTCTGGACGCTGCCAGCCGCGGCATGAAAACAGCTGTCGTTGAGATGCAGGATTACGCAGCCGGGACTTCCAGCCGATCCACGAAACTTGTGCACGGTGGATTAAGATATTTGAAACAGTTCGAAGTCAAAATGGTGGCTGAAGTCGGCAAGGAACGTGAAATCGTTTATGAAAACGGCCCACATGTGACGACACCAGAGTGGATGATGCTTCCTTTCCATGAGGGAGGAAACTTCGGCCCATTTTCAACGAACATAGGGTTGCGCGTATATGATTATCTTGCTGGTGTAAAAAAATCCGAACGCCGTTCAATGATGAGTGCTGAAGAAGCACTGGAGCGCGAACCTCTCATAAAGAAAGAGGGTCTTAAAGGCGCAGGATACTATGTCGAGTATAAAACTGATGATGCACGCCTTACGCTTGAAGTCATGAAGAAGGCGGTTGATTATGGTGCCTGTTCTTCCAACTATGCTAAAGTCGTCGACTTCATCTATGATGAAAATGGATCGATCGTAGGTGCAAAAATCGAGGATACCGTTACGGGCGAGCAATACCATGTGAAGGCGAAGAAAATCATTAATGCCGGTGGTCCATGGGTCGATGAACTACGTGAAATTGATGGTTCGAAAAAAGGGAAAACATTGCAGCTTACCAAAGGTGTCCACCTTGTTTTCGACCAATCGAAGTTTCCGCTCAAACAAGCTATCTACTTCGACAGTCCGGATGGTCGGATGATTTTTGCGATTCCTAGAGATGGTAAAACGTATATTGGAACGACAGATACGACTTATGAGGAAAAAGAGGATATCGCTCATCCGACGATGAGGGAAGAAGATCGGGAGTATATTTTAAATGCGATGAAGACGATGTTCCCTACAGTAGAGGTTTCAGAAAACGACGTCGAATCCAGCTGGGCAGGTTTACGTCCATTAGTACATGAAGAAGGCAAAGATCCTTCTGAGATCTCTCGTAAAGATGAAATGTTCATTTCGGATTCTGGTTTGATTTCCATGGCTGGTGGTAAGTTGACAGGGTACCGTAAGATGGCTCAAACAGCTGCTGATCTTGTCCGTGACCAACTGATGGAGGAATATGGAATTCGTTACTCTGATTCAGAAACAAAACGCATGCCGATTTCCGGTGGTGATGTGGGAGGATCGCAAGGGTTCAAGAAATTCAAAGAAGAGCGTACCCGAATAGGTGAATCCATCGGTCTCAGTAAAGAGGAGGCTGAAAAGCTGATCCGCCTGTATGGTTCGAATGTCGATGTGGTCTTCCACAACTATCAAAAGCGCCAGCAAGAAGCAAACCAAGCGCAAATCGATCCAGCCGTTTTTGCTCAGCTCGTTTATGCGATGGAACATGAGATGACAGTCAAACCGGTTGATTTCTTCGTCCGTCGAACGGCAGCGCTTTTCTTCAATATTAATTGGGTTAGAAAGCATAAAGCTCCGGTCATCGATTATATGGCTAAGGAATTGAGTTACACGGAACAACAAAAACAAGATTATATCAATCAACTTGAACGCTTATTAGAAGAAGCTGTCAAACCAATCGAATATGTATGATAATAGTGAGAAACTCTTCCTCTTTTTGAGGGAGAGTTTTTTTCGTGAACCAAATCCCAGCCTATAGAGAGATTTGATACAAAAAAGCAAGTAATCTATTCGTTTTTTATCGCCTTATGATAAAATTAATAATGGATATGAAAGATTTACCAGTATAGGGGGATCGAAATGACCCATGTGCAAACATTAATCTATCAAGATGCAAGAAGGCAGCTGATTGCAGGCAGTGTTTTATCAGTGATCGCCCTTGTTTTTATCATCGGGGTTATTACAGTAACAATAAGCAGCCTCCTCATTTCCCTTTTTTATGCCGCTATTTTTACGACATCTGGACTAAGTCTTTTGCGTACGGGTTACCTTGACTTGAAAAAATCTCGGCAGACGGATACGGATTTTATGGAAGATGAGGTATCCCTGATCATTGAAAAGGTACCTGCGCGTATGTATGTCGGGCATAAGCCGAAGAAGTCCTATCAGGCAGGACTATTTGATATGGATGGTGAGCTTTATGGAGAAATTCAAGAAATAGCCGGTGTTAAAAATAAGCTCCTGAGAGGCATTCAGTTTGTCAATTTTTTCGAAAACGTCCGTTCTGCTGATTTTATTTTGAAAGATAGGAACAACCATGCATTATATCAAATCGAAAAAAAAGGCGGGTTTTCCTGGAGAGGTTATGTCCAAAACCAGGAAGGCTTTTATGTAGCTTATACGAAAGATACAAAAAATAAGACTACAGGCCAACGTATTACCCGCTATATTGAAGCAGACCAGTGTCGCTGGAGTTGTGAAGGTGACGGATACATTGGTCACTTCTCCATCAAAGATCAAGACGGAAGAGTATGGGCTGTGATCAAACGTGGGGCAATTCCAAGAGAAGCTGCTGAGCGCTTCGAGCAGATGCCGGGATATTTAGTGGAATGGGAAATCCGTGAACATATTCCGGCTTCACTGCTTGCCTTCATATTTTTACTGCAATCACGGGATCAGTGACCGTCCTTTCAGAGAATACCTCTCTGAAAGGCTTTTTTTATTTAATGAAATAGTCGAGATCATGGACCATTATGAATGAATGGAATTTTCCAATATTTTATAGTTGAACTTTACGTTAACGTAAATGGTATAGTTTAATTGTTAGAATATTCGTTCAATGCGAGGGAATCTGGTGACACATTCTTTTACAATCCAACAAGTGGCAGATCAATTTCAGGTGACACAGCGAACCATCCGGTATTATGAGGAGCTTGGTTTGATTCATCCTGAGCGTACCTCTGCTGGTCGACGTTCATTTTCGTCAAAAGACCTGACTCGGCTAGGTCTGGTTTTTCGCGGTAAAATATATGGGTTTCATCTGGATGAAATCAAAGAGATGATTCACCTATTCGATCAGGATCCTTCAGGAGTCAGACAGCTTGAGCGCACATTGAGCTATGGAAAAGACAAAATGAGGGAGGTAGATGTACGTATCCGGGAGTTGGAGCACTTGAAGGCTGAAATGAAACAATGGTTGATGAAATTCGAAGAAGAATTAGAAGAACGGAGAGGAGATGCGCCATGAATCTTTCTGAACTGTTAGCTTATCAATCCCGAAAGTATCCGGAAAAAGAGGGAATCGTCACCCTTGAAGAACGACTGACTTATCGAGAATGGAATGACAAGGTCAATCAGTTTGCAAGAGCGTTGAGTCGCTTAGGTGTCCAAGCTGGTGAAAAGGTGATCATCCATATGCCGAATACGAAAGAATTTGTGATCAGTTATTTCGCTGTCCATCGTTTAGGTGCGATTGCGGTTCCAGTTAATGCAAGACTAGTAGCTAATGAAGTATCTTATATTTATGACCATAGTGATGCGACGGTATTTTTGACTCATGATCTTTTGTTTGACCAAGGGAGCCAGCTGGCTGCTGAAAAATACGGAACGTTCGTTAAAACAGGAGCTCCGAAGCAGCCATGGCACTCTTTCTCAGAGATTTTGGAAAAAGAAGTAGCAACAGAGCTGGTCAAT
Coding sequences within:
- the glpK gene encoding glycerol kinase GlpK, whose translation is MGKYILSIDQGTTSSRAILFNHDGEIVETGQKEFEQYFQKPGWVEHDANEIWTSVLACIADVLRRADIEADQVAGIGITNQRETTVVWDKNTGKPIYKAVVWQSRQTQSICNELKEQGYEDTFRDKTGLLLDPYFAGTKVKWILDNVDGAREKAEKGDLMFGTIDTWLVYKLSGKQAHVTDYSNASRTLMYNIFDLKWDGELLEILDVPKSMLPEVKQSSEVYAHTVDYHFFGKKVPIAGIAGDQQAALFGQACFEKGMAKNTYGTGGFMLMNTGEEAVKSENGLLTTLAWGLDGKVEYALEGSIFVSGSAIQWLRDGLNMIETSPQSEEVAGEVSSTEGVYVVPAFVGLGTPYWDSEARGAVFGLTRGTKRAHFVRATLESLAYQTKDVVDAMVEDSDIELKKLRVDGGAVKNNLLMQFQSDLLDVTVERPEVNETTALGAAYLAGLAVGFWEDRKAIENQWKMEREFDPSMKEEKSKKLYKGWQKAVEATRVFKQED
- a CDS encoding nucleoside recognition domain-containing protein is translated as MKGILQRGIKKGVDLTWTLGKVIFPVTLIVTILQFTPILPWVMERLEPMMGWLGLSGEAAVPLVLGNFLNLYAGIAAIISFEFTVKEVFILAIMMSFSHNLLIESTVAKKVGVSWWFVAGVRLSLAFISAAAINFFWKGGGETAKYGFTPEKTAAPEGWTEIIFQGLQTAFMGIIQLALIVIPLMIFMQYLREKGWLDRFSEWVAPATKFLGMERNTSMTLVAGLTIGLAYGAGLMIQAVEEDGVSKKDMYLALLFLVSCHAVVEDTLIFIPLGIPVWPLLLIRLLTAVALTAAVGFIWNRLQQKRKDTSNEHTYHSL
- the ppaX gene encoding pyrophosphatase PpaX, with product MSIRTILFDLDGTLIDTNELIIASFTHTIEQYADRPYERKEILDFIGPPLRDSLSKVNPAKVEEMIVTYRKHNIENHNSYVKAYDGVVETIKTLKKQGYRLGIVTTKMRNTVQMGLELTGLDGLFETVITLDDVKNAKPHPEPIVKALSHLDSQASEALMVGDNTHDIEAGQNAGTKTAGVAWTIKGREVLDNLKPDYMLTHMSELVEITGG
- a CDS encoding glycerol-3-phosphate dehydrogenase/oxidase gives rise to the protein MQSFSSYERQEQFDRMAQEDWDVLVIGGGITGSGIALDAASRGMKTAVVEMQDYAAGTSSRSTKLVHGGLRYLKQFEVKMVAEVGKEREIVYENGPHVTTPEWMMLPFHEGGNFGPFSTNIGLRVYDYLAGVKKSERRSMMSAEEALEREPLIKKEGLKGAGYYVEYKTDDARLTLEVMKKAVDYGACSSNYAKVVDFIYDENGSIVGAKIEDTVTGEQYHVKAKKIINAGGPWVDELREIDGSKKGKTLQLTKGVHLVFDQSKFPLKQAIYFDSPDGRMIFAIPRDGKTYIGTTDTTYEEKEDIAHPTMREEDREYILNAMKTMFPTVEVSENDVESSWAGLRPLVHEEGKDPSEISRKDEMFISDSGLISMAGGKLTGYRKMAQTAADLVRDQLMEEYGIRYSDSETKRMPISGGDVGGSQGFKKFKEERTRIGESIGLSKEEAEKLIRLYGSNVDVVFHNYQKRQQEANQAQIDPAVFAQLVYAMEHEMTVKPVDFFVRRTAALFFNINWVRKHKAPVIDYMAKELSYTEQQKQDYINQLERLLEEAVKPIEYV
- a CDS encoding glycerol-3-phosphate responsive antiterminator; amino-acid sequence: MTLSQSILPAVKKIKEFEALLDSETDYIILLESRLGLLRKLVKVGQKAGKKIFIHVDLIQGLKADEYGMEYLGQVVKPDGVISTRAHVIHQAKKYNLLSVQRLFLIDSQAIEHNVKIIQKTKPDFVEVLPGILPGMIEEIKDRVGVPVIAGGLIRTDAEVDQALASGAAAVSTSRSDLWRFNNENT
- a CDS encoding acyltransferase, translating into MRKTERYPVKGANSLWHIYKTVPFFKVVKNFVIIQLARYTPFLAMKNWLYRTFLHMKVGDQTAFALMVMVDIMFPEKIKVGRNTVIGYNTTILAHEYLIEEFRLGDVIIGDEVLIGANSTILPGVTIGEKAVVSAGTLVHKNVPPGAFVGGNPMQVIYTKEQMEERRMHLGKGGSL
- a CDS encoding MerR family transcriptional regulator, which produces MTHSFTIQQVADQFQVTQRTIRYYEELGLIHPERTSAGRRSFSSKDLTRLGLVFRGKIYGFHLDEIKEMIHLFDQDPSGVRQLERTLSYGKDKMREVDVRIRELEHLKAEMKQWLMKFEEELEERRGDAP
- a CDS encoding MIP/aquaporin family protein; translated protein: MTEFMGELIGTMILIIFGAGVIAGANLKATKAEGSWVLITIAWGLAVAMGVYAVGQVTGAHINPAVTLGLATVGDFAWEKVPMYILAQTIGAFIGATIVFFHYLPHWKDTEDQMAMKSIFCTDPAIRSPISNLVSEIIGTFVLVMGILFIGANDFTDGLNPLIVGLLIVAIGMSLGSTTGYAINPARDLGPRIAHAVLPIPGKGGSDWGYAWIPVVGPAIGGVYGGLFYQAIFKGSANVWFWIGTLIILAIMLSSMRVELKKVYQTEEGVE